From a region of the Constantimarinum furrinae genome:
- a CDS encoding potassium channel family protein, with protein MKFVGSQLAYYLNDKDFKRNSRLLLKYVILLGVVISIYSMLFHIIMVKVEGQDHSWITGFYWTLTVMSTLGFGDITFQSDIGRLFSIVVLLSGIVMLLIVLPFAFIRHFYIPFLKSQSNKRVPRQLSPGVTGHILLCSYDVIARDLSERFDQEKTPYFVLENDLATALQYLDEGVPIVLGELDNKDTYINANIKVAKLIVVNRDDILNTKIILIIREIAPSVPIVAIATDNESIDVQELSGADHVLPLKRWLGEQLANRVNARHARSQPIGQYEDLFIAELPVLNTPLVSKTIRETGLRQKFGVSIVAINERGRLKPVQSDLKLTYESVLILIGNKDQLENVDELFQDYNINPNPVLLIGGGKVGIAVAESLHKNGILVNLIDKDPEICERARPLCHKVFQGRASDYDLLIKAGILESPSIVLSTNDDTMNIYLASYCRQLNKELRIVSRISEARNINIILRAGANFVLSYGTLGSEAVLSIAKGQELNVLGEGIMLFRTGIPQRLAGKSLAESGIGAKTGLTVIAIKENSKVLTLLSAATELPAGAEIVMLGNIDMMNKFNEIYIDVH; from the coding sequence ATGAAATTTGTCGGTAGTCAGTTAGCATATTATTTGAATGACAAAGACTTTAAAAGAAACTCCAGATTACTTCTTAAGTACGTGATTCTTTTGGGTGTGGTTATCTCGATCTATTCCATGCTTTTCCACATTATAATGGTAAAGGTTGAAGGCCAGGATCACTCGTGGATCACTGGATTTTACTGGACACTTACTGTAATGAGTACCTTGGGTTTTGGAGATATCACCTTTCAGTCTGATATCGGTCGATTATTCAGTATTGTGGTATTGCTTTCCGGAATTGTCATGTTACTGATCGTTCTCCCATTTGCCTTTATAAGACATTTTTATATTCCTTTCCTTAAGTCTCAAAGTAATAAAAGGGTTCCAAGACAATTAAGTCCCGGTGTAACCGGTCATATTTTACTGTGCTCCTATGATGTGATAGCAAGAGATCTTTCTGAACGATTCGATCAAGAAAAGACGCCATATTTCGTACTAGAAAATGACCTGGCCACAGCACTTCAATATCTTGATGAGGGTGTTCCGATTGTACTCGGTGAATTGGACAATAAAGACACCTACATCAACGCGAACATAAAGGTTGCCAAACTAATCGTTGTTAACAGAGATGACATATTAAATACTAAAATCATTCTTATTATTCGTGAAATAGCTCCTTCTGTACCTATAGTAGCGATTGCAACAGATAATGAGTCTATTGATGTTCAGGAATTGAGTGGTGCCGATCACGTTTTACCTCTTAAAAGATGGCTTGGAGAACAATTGGCCAACAGAGTCAATGCCCGACATGCACGATCTCAACCAATTGGTCAATACGAAGATCTATTTATCGCCGAATTACCTGTGCTTAATACACCTCTTGTTTCAAAAACGATACGGGAAACTGGCTTACGTCAAAAATTCGGGGTCAGTATTGTGGCTATAAACGAAAGAGGCAGATTAAAACCAGTACAAAGTGATTTAAAACTAACATATGAAAGCGTTTTAATTTTAATAGGGAACAAGGATCAACTTGAAAATGTCGACGAACTCTTCCAAGACTATAACATAAACCCTAATCCGGTTTTATTGATAGGCGGTGGAAAAGTGGGAATAGCCGTGGCAGAATCCTTGCATAAGAATGGTATTCTCGTAAATCTCATAGATAAAGATCCGGAAATTTGCGAAAGAGCAAGGCCGTTATGCCATAAGGTGTTTCAGGGTCGGGCATCAGACTACGATCTATTAATTAAAGCAGGAATATTGGAATCACCTTCCATCGTATTGTCTACCAATGATGATACTATGAATATTTATCTGGCCTCCTATTGTCGTCAGTTAAACAAGGAATTGCGAATTGTTAGCCGAATATCGGAGGCAAGGAATATAAATATTATCCTAAGAGCCGGTGCTAATTTTGTTTTGAGCTATGGTACCTTAGGTTCGGAAGCAGTACTCTCCATTGCTAAGGGGCAGGAGCTAAATGTACTTGGCGAGGGAATTATGTTATTTCGGACCGGGATCCCTCAACGATTGGCAGGCAAGTCACTGGCAGAATCCGGAATAGGTGCAAAAACAGGGTTAACGGTGATCGCCATCAAGGAAAATTCGAAAGTCCTCACACTATTATCGGCAGCGACAGAACTTCCCGCGGGCGCCGAAATCGTGATGCTTGGAAACATCGACATGATGAATAAATTCAATGAAATCTATATTGATGTACATTAA
- a CDS encoding DUF2200 domain-containing protein, with protein MEVTAEKNENVAKMVFASIYPHYLNRLEKNGRTKEELDQVIEWFTGFDRDELQSLIDEKASFGTFFKKANIHPNAHLIKGVVCGYRIEEIEDEFEVYKQCRRMEKLIDELARGRKMEKILRKESN; from the coding sequence ATGGAAGTTACAGCCGAAAAAAATGAAAATGTTGCCAAAATGGTATTTGCTTCTATTTATCCACACTATCTGAATAGATTGGAAAAAAACGGAAGAACTAAAGAAGAACTCGATCAGGTAATTGAATGGTTTACAGGGTTTGACCGGGATGAGTTACAATCTCTTATTGATGAAAAGGCTAGCTTCGGAACATTTTTTAAAAAGGCTAACATACATCCAAATGCCCATTTGATCAAAGGAGTTGTTTGTGGTTATCGTATTGAAGAAATTGAGGATGAATTCGAGGTGTATAAACAATGCAGACGTATGGAAAAGCTGATTGACGAATTGGCAAGAGGTCGTAAAATGGAGAAAATTTTACGGAAAGAATCAAATTAG
- the rpsR gene encoding 30S ribosomal protein S18, with protein sequence MATLQQQAKGKKDGEIRYLTPLNIETSKAKKYCRFKKSGIKYVDYKDPDFLLKFVNEQGKILPRRLTGTSLKYQRKVAVAVKRARHLALMPYVADLLK encoded by the coding sequence ATGGCAACACTACAACAACAAGCAAAAGGAAAAAAGGACGGAGAGATCAGATATCTTACTCCGCTGAACATAGAGACTTCAAAGGCAAAGAAATATTGTCGTTTTAAAAAGTCGGGGATCAAGTATGTAGACTACAAAGACCCGGATTTTTTATTAAAGTTTGTTAATGAGCAAGGTAAGATCTTACCACGCAGACTTACAGGTACATCTTTGAAATACCAGCGTAAGGTTGCTGTTGCTGTAAAAAGAGCGCGTCATTTGGCTTTAATGCCTTATGTTGCCGATTTATTAAAATAA
- a CDS encoding ABC transporter permease, with amino-acid sequence MFSLFRENVRIALDSIKSQLLRTILTIVIIGIGIWALVGILSSVKALENTISTNFASMGSNTFNIQRYEFSTQRQQGSEKQKVNPIISYDNIREFEERFEFPFSQTSISFVGTTTAEVKFENEKTDPEVQVYGVNEHYLDNTGTEVDKGRNFTFFDIQNNNKVCIIGADFLKSLFKDDNPLNKTISVRGVKFKVIGVLESKGSTFGNNQDLKVLIPIQVARGIYTQPNINYTISVKVDDKEMMQGAQDEAIITFRNIRRLSPVEENNFGIERSDDLINRIGEITGVLEMAAWIISIITILGSSIALMNIMLVSVTERTREIGVRKALGAKRSTISTQFFMETIVIGQFGSILGIVLGVLTGFGISQIFDFDFSLPWTAMIWATIITFIVAVIAGSYPASKAAKLDPIESLRYE; translated from the coding sequence ATGTTTTCACTATTCAGGGAGAATGTTAGAATTGCGCTGGATTCTATTAAGAGTCAGTTGCTTAGAACGATCTTAACTATAGTTATCATCGGGATCGGTATCTGGGCTCTGGTGGGTATTTTGAGCTCGGTGAAGGCATTGGAGAATACCATTTCTACCAATTTTGCCTCCATGGGTTCCAATACGTTTAATATTCAGCGTTACGAATTTTCAACCCAGCGACAACAGGGAAGTGAAAAGCAGAAGGTAAATCCTATCATTAGTTACGACAATATCAGGGAATTTGAGGAGCGGTTTGAGTTTCCTTTTTCCCAGACTTCCATTTCCTTTGTGGGAACTACGACAGCCGAAGTTAAGTTTGAAAACGAAAAGACCGATCCGGAAGTTCAGGTGTATGGAGTGAACGAACACTATCTCGACAATACCGGTACGGAGGTAGATAAAGGCCGGAACTTTACCTTTTTCGATATTCAGAACAACAATAAGGTATGTATCATTGGAGCCGATTTTTTAAAAAGTCTTTTTAAGGACGACAATCCGTTAAACAAGACCATTAGTGTACGAGGCGTCAAATTTAAAGTGATCGGGGTGCTGGAATCCAAGGGTTCTACTTTCGGAAACAATCAGGATCTTAAGGTGCTCATCCCCATACAAGTGGCTCGCGGTATCTATACGCAGCCCAACATCAATTACACCATCAGTGTGAAGGTAGACGATAAGGAGATGATGCAGGGGGCTCAGGATGAAGCGATCATCACGTTCAGGAATATACGGCGCTTGAGTCCGGTGGAAGAGAATAATTTCGGAATAGAACGCAGTGATGATCTTATTAACCGAATTGGTGAGATTACCGGCGTGCTTGAAATGGCCGCATGGATCATCAGCATTATAACCATACTGGGGTCTTCGATCGCATTGATGAACATCATGTTAGTTTCGGTGACCGAGCGTACCCGGGAGATCGGGGTACGAAAGGCGTTGGGCGCCAAGCGTTCAACCATTTCCACGCAATTCTTTATGGAAACCATAGTTATTGGTCAGTTTGGAAGTATCCTGGGCATCGTTCTGGGTGTACTTACCGGATTTGGAATCTCGCAGATATTTGACTTTGATTTCAGTTTACCGTGGACGGCCATGATATGGGCAACCATCATCACCTTTATCGTTGCGGTGATCGCCGGGTCTTATCCGGCTTCCAAAGCCGCCAAGCTCGATCCTATTGAGAGTTTGAGGTATGAGTAG
- a CDS encoding dioxygenase family protein, with amino-acid sequence MVTNLLFMSLLGILFIQCSIDRTIIPINKAELKLLKEFQQLDSVHSIQISSEDEPGQKLWLCLTMVSKNGKAPLMNQKVHLYHTSNNGDYEPADLNDESTARLNGFAITDAMGRIFVQTILPGDYGSSSDNRHIHTTVEDAIPEAYDINFKQYTGLLGKNFIKGSDQHFIANLKQTKNNTLVVILTMEIKKAQ; translated from the coding sequence ATGGTAACAAATCTTTTGTTCATGTCATTATTGGGTATTCTGTTCATTCAATGTTCTATAGACAGGACGATAATTCCAATAAATAAAGCTGAATTAAAATTACTGAAGGAATTTCAGCAATTGGATTCTGTACATAGCATTCAAATTAGTAGTGAAGACGAGCCTGGACAGAAGCTATGGTTATGCCTTACTATGGTTTCAAAAAACGGTAAAGCACCTTTAATGAATCAAAAAGTTCATTTGTATCATACCTCCAACAATGGGGATTACGAACCTGCTGACCTGAATGACGAATCAACCGCAAGACTAAATGGATTTGCCATTACCGATGCGATGGGGAGGATCTTTGTTCAAACCATCTTGCCCGGTGATTACGGCAGTTCTTCAGATAATAGACATATCCATACTACTGTTGAAGACGCGATTCCAGAGGCCTACGATATTAATTTCAAGCAGTATACGGGACTATTGGGTAAAAATTTTATCAAGGGAAGCGATCAGCATTTTATCGCTAATCTGAAACAGACAAAAAACAATACCCTTGTGGTTATCTTAACGATGGAAATAAAAAAAGCGCAATAA
- the hisS gene encoding histidine--tRNA ligase, with protein sequence MKKPGIPKGTRDFSPQEVLKRNYIMQTIKDCFTTYGFQPIETPSFENSDTLMGKYGEEGDRLIFKILNSGDYLSKVNEELYAARDSNKLTSKISEKALRYDLTVPFARYVVQHQNEIEFPFKRYQIQPVWRADRPQKGRFREFFQCDADVVGSTSLWQEVELVQLYDAVFSKLNLNGVVIKLNNRKILSGIAQVIGAEDKLIDFTVALDKLDKIGEEGVKKEMREKGVSEDAIKKVQPLFDSVGDASQKLDMLRELLGTSETGLQGVSELEFITKTIKNLGLQTATLEIDVTLARGLNYYTGAIFEVAAPFEVKMGSIGGGGRYDDLTGIFGLKNMSGVGISFGLDRIYLVLEELHLFPETVSENTKVLFINFGEHEALYAMKAITKLRQQGIPAELYPDTAKMGKQMGHADKRNIPYVVLAGEAEMSAQTYTLKNMKTGDQEQLDLKALSGRLGY encoded by the coding sequence TTGAAAAAGCCCGGAATTCCTAAAGGTACACGTGATTTTTCTCCACAGGAAGTACTTAAGCGCAATTATATCATGCAAACCATCAAGGATTGCTTTACCACCTATGGGTTCCAACCCATTGAGACCCCGTCCTTCGAGAACAGCGATACCCTCATGGGAAAATACGGGGAAGAAGGGGACCGGCTTATCTTTAAGATCCTAAATAGTGGGGATTATCTCAGTAAGGTAAATGAGGAATTATACGCAGCACGTGACAGCAACAAACTCACCTCCAAGATCTCCGAAAAGGCCCTGCGCTACGACCTTACCGTACCCTTTGCTCGTTATGTGGTACAGCACCAGAATGAGATAGAGTTTCCGTTTAAACGCTACCAGATCCAACCGGTTTGGCGCGCAGACCGTCCTCAAAAAGGACGATTCAGAGAATTTTTCCAATGTGATGCCGATGTGGTAGGTTCAACTTCCCTGTGGCAGGAAGTGGAACTGGTGCAACTGTACGACGCTGTATTCAGTAAACTCAATTTAAACGGTGTTGTAATTAAACTTAACAACCGTAAGATCCTTAGCGGGATCGCGCAGGTGATAGGTGCCGAGGATAAGCTTATCGATTTTACGGTGGCATTAGACAAGCTCGATAAGATAGGCGAGGAGGGCGTTAAAAAGGAAATGCGGGAAAAAGGGGTCTCTGAAGATGCCATTAAAAAAGTACAACCCTTATTCGATTCGGTAGGCGATGCTTCACAAAAACTGGATATGCTACGTGAGCTTCTGGGAACTTCAGAAACCGGTCTGCAGGGTGTTTCGGAATTGGAGTTCATCACCAAAACCATAAAAAACCTAGGCCTGCAAACCGCTACGCTGGAGATCGATGTTACTCTCGCACGCGGACTCAACTACTATACCGGAGCTATTTTTGAGGTTGCCGCCCCTTTCGAAGTAAAAATGGGAAGCATAGGCGGCGGCGGAAGGTACGATGACCTTACGGGTATCTTCGGACTTAAGAACATGAGTGGGGTAGGGATTTCCTTTGGGCTTGACCGAATCTATCTGGTGCTGGAAGAGCTCCATCTTTTTCCTGAAACCGTTTCTGAAAATACCAAAGTCTTGTTTATTAATTTTGGTGAACATGAAGCCTTGTACGCCATGAAAGCGATTACAAAATTACGGCAACAGGGTATTCCCGCCGAGCTGTACCCGGACACAGCCAAGATGGGCAAACAAATGGGACATGCCGATAAGCGCAACATTCCCTATGTGGTCCTCGCCGGAGAAGCAGAGATGAGTGCACAAACCTATACGCTAAAAAATATGAAAACAGGTGACCAGGAACAGCTTGATCTTAAGGCGTTGAGTGGGAGGTTGGGATACTGA
- a CDS encoding DUF6090 family protein, with protein sequence MIKFFRRIRQQLLSENKFSKYLLYALGEIVLVVIGILIALQINNWNQAQKDLKLENNYYCRILEDFELDRTLISNSILEVENKIVVSKQLIIDMHRSDKDKNTLLNEWLKSIRLEVYVPRKVAFQDLTTSGNLRLLNNLELKNSLSQYYSNLENLLKQINQNRDELVQRSYPVDATGFGVQEFEYVKNSIGKDVYDLLPKLDWIHDTNHEYFKKFQSDLVFNIAMYERHKQHLKRILQEMETPYEKLKETCT encoded by the coding sequence ATGATCAAATTCTTTAGACGGATACGACAGCAGCTACTATCTGAAAACAAATTCAGCAAATACCTTTTGTATGCCCTTGGAGAAATCGTATTGGTGGTTATTGGGATTTTAATTGCTCTTCAAATTAATAATTGGAATCAGGCCCAAAAGGACCTCAAACTTGAAAACAATTATTATTGCAGGATCCTAGAAGATTTTGAACTTGATCGTACACTAATATCAAATTCGATTCTAGAAGTTGAAAATAAAATTGTCGTTTCAAAACAATTAATAATAGATATGCATAGATCCGATAAGGATAAGAATACATTATTGAATGAATGGCTTAAATCCATACGTCTGGAAGTCTATGTGCCAAGAAAAGTAGCGTTTCAAGACCTAACCACCTCCGGAAATCTCAGGCTCTTAAATAATCTGGAATTAAAAAATAGCCTATCGCAATATTATAGCAACTTGGAAAATTTATTAAAACAGATTAACCAAAACAGAGATGAATTGGTGCAGAGATCGTATCCTGTCGATGCCACTGGATTTGGGGTTCAGGAATTCGAATATGTAAAAAATTCAATTGGAAAAGATGTCTATGATCTATTACCAAAACTAGATTGGATACATGATACCAACCACGAATATTTTAAGAAATTCCAGAGTGATTTGGTGTTTAATATTGCCATGTACGAACGTCACAAACAGCATTTGAAAAGAATTTTACAAGAGATGGAAACACCATACGAAAAACTAAAGGAAACCTGTACTTAG
- the rpsF gene encoding 30S ribosomal protein S6 has protein sequence MNHYETVFILNPVLSEEQIKETVKKYEDILVSKGAKMISKENWGLKKLAYAIQHKKSGFYHLFEFTAPGDAVNEVEVAFRRDERIMRYLTVALDKHAIAWAEKRRTRNKQTA, from the coding sequence ATGAATCATTATGAAACTGTTTTCATCTTAAATCCCGTTTTATCTGAAGAGCAGATAAAGGAAACAGTTAAGAAATACGAAGATATTCTTGTTTCTAAAGGTGCTAAGATGATATCCAAAGAGAATTGGGGGCTTAAAAAATTGGCCTATGCAATTCAACACAAAAAAAGTGGTTTTTACCATTTATTCGAGTTTACTGCTCCCGGCGATGCAGTGAATGAAGTGGAAGTGGCCTTTAGACGTGATGAGCGCATTATGCGTTACCTTACTGTGGCGCTTGACAAACATGCTATCGCATGGGCAGAAAAGAGAAGAACCCGTAACAAACAAACTGCGTAA
- a CDS encoding Hsp20/alpha crystallin family protein, which yields MSNLVSVPKNGSLASTSSNVNFPSWSTWLDDIFNRDLPSVFTSNFNTGMSLPKVNIKESDDAFMVEMAVPGLKKSDFQIELDNQVLSISTETKEQNEQKEGNYTRREFGYSSFKRTFTLPETVNDEQINANYKDGILSILLPKKEEAKRQPARSIKIS from the coding sequence ATGAGCAATTTAGTAAGTGTTCCTAAAAATGGAAGTTTAGCAAGCACTAGTTCAAACGTAAACTTCCCAAGCTGGTCTACTTGGTTAGATGATATCTTTAATAGAGACCTTCCTTCCGTATTTACGTCAAACTTTAATACGGGTATGTCATTGCCAAAAGTAAATATAAAAGAAAGCGACGACGCTTTTATGGTAGAAATGGCGGTTCCGGGCTTAAAGAAATCAGATTTCCAAATTGAACTGGACAATCAGGTTTTATCAATTTCTACTGAAACCAAGGAACAAAATGAACAAAAAGAAGGTAATTACACTCGTAGAGAGTTTGGTTATTCTTCCTTTAAAAGGACGTTTACCTTACCTGAAACGGTAAACGACGAACAAATTAATGCTAATTATAAGGATGGCATCCTTAGCATTCTTCTCCCTAAAAAAGAAGAGGCTAAGCGTCAACCGGCCAGATCCATTAAAATCTCTTAA
- a CDS encoding LytR/AlgR family response regulator transcription factor, with protein sequence MDKPILKCAIVDDSTLQRLSIVKLIENHPSLNLVAEYNNAIEAKMGLANTEIDLIFLDIEMPILSGFDLLDDLMNKPQIIFVTGKTKYAFKAFDYDAVDYLRKPISKERFLNAVHKAITNYKLKNDEGFDEEDFIFVKSNLKKRKVFLNELRYIEALGDYVKLVTEHDALVVLSTMKAFESLLPNDRFLRIHKSYIVNLDKVERYNSKVIELDQEQLPLSRNRKADLAEALAASMRT encoded by the coding sequence GTGGATAAACCAATTCTTAAATGTGCAATCGTAGATGATTCCACTTTACAACGCCTTTCGATCGTAAAGCTTATTGAGAATCACCCCTCTTTAAATCTTGTGGCAGAATACAATAACGCCATCGAAGCGAAGATGGGATTGGCCAACACCGAAATAGATCTGATCTTTTTGGATATTGAAATGCCTATTCTTTCCGGTTTCGACCTTTTGGATGATCTGATGAACAAACCACAGATCATTTTTGTAACCGGAAAAACCAAATATGCTTTTAAAGCCTTCGATTATGATGCGGTAGATTACCTCCGCAAACCAATTTCAAAAGAACGCTTTCTAAATGCCGTACACAAGGCTATAACAAATTACAAGCTTAAAAATGATGAAGGCTTCGACGAAGAAGATTTTATCTTCGTAAAAAGTAATCTTAAAAAGCGAAAAGTATTCCTCAACGAGTTGCGTTATATTGAAGCACTAGGAGATTATGTAAAACTTGTTACCGAACACGATGCTTTAGTGGTATTATCGACCATGAAGGCTTTTGAATCTCTTTTACCAAACGATCGTTTTTTGCGAATTCACAAATCCTATATCGTGAATCTTGATAAGGTTGAACGATACAACAGTAAAGTGATCGAATTAGATCAGGAGCAATTACCGCTGAGTCGGAACAGGAAAGCAGATCTGGCAGAAGCGCTTGCAGCCAGCATGCGTACTTAA
- a CDS encoding DUF6495 family protein gives MKYTRLTREQLDELHKEFITFLATQSITASEWQTIKEKKPEVAEEEIDIFSDLVWEGVLSKAGFLENISAKQLFLFKLNEDTMELIALKILKEGIDITTSEGYQWLQHNFSSDEVEFYTASKEYSEDKHLDIFKLIQQGAVITKGELYQFFEKIL, from the coding sequence ATGAAATACACCCGACTCACCCGCGAACAGTTAGACGAGCTTCATAAAGAATTTATAACCTTCCTGGCCACTCAGTCCATTACCGCTTCAGAGTGGCAGACCATCAAGGAGAAAAAACCCGAAGTCGCCGAAGAGGAGATCGATATTTTTAGTGATCTGGTTTGGGAAGGCGTACTTTCAAAAGCCGGCTTTCTCGAGAATATTTCGGCAAAACAATTGTTTCTGTTTAAACTGAATGAAGATACTATGGAACTTATCGCCCTTAAAATTCTTAAAGAAGGGATCGATATCACGACTTCAGAAGGATATCAGTGGCTTCAGCATAATTTTTCTTCAGATGAAGTCGAATTTTACACCGCCTCAAAGGAGTATTCCGAAGACAAACACCTTGATATTTTTAAACTAATTCAGCAAGGTGCCGTCATCACCAAAGGGGAGCTCTATCAATTCTTTGAAAAGATCTTATAA
- the rplI gene encoding 50S ribosomal protein L9, translating to MELILKKDVENLGFADDVVNVKNGYGRNFLIPRGHAVLATPSAKKVLAETLKQRAYKEKKVIEDAQKEADKLNGLEIKISAKAGEGDKLFGSVTNADLADALEKENVSIDKKYIAIAGGSIKRTGQYEATIRFHRDVISDFTFDVVAEAK from the coding sequence ATGGAACTTATATTAAAGAAAGACGTAGAAAACTTAGGCTTTGCAGATGACGTTGTCAATGTGAAGAACGGATACGGAAGAAACTTTTTAATTCCAAGAGGACATGCTGTACTGGCTACTCCTTCTGCTAAAAAGGTTCTTGCCGAAACTTTAAAGCAACGTGCTTATAAAGAGAAGAAAGTTATCGAAGACGCTCAAAAAGAAGCCGATAAATTAAACGGTTTGGAAATCAAAATATCTGCTAAGGCTGGTGAAGGGGACAAACTTTTTGGTTCGGTTACCAATGCCGATCTGGCAGACGCTCTTGAGAAGGAGAACGTTTCTATCGATAAGAAGTATATCGCCATTGCCGGTGGAAGCATAAAGCGTACCGGACAATACGAAGCGACTATTCGTTTCCACAGAGATGTGATCTCAGATTTCACATTCGACGTTGTTGCCGAAGCAAAATAA